In Georgenia sp. TF02-10, the sequence CCGGGTTCGGGTCGCTGGTCACCGCCCGCCGGGTGCTCGGCCCGGTCGAGCTCGAGGCCCGCGACGCCAACCTGGTCGGCGGCGCCGTGAACGGCGGCACCGCGCAGCTCCAGCAGCAGCTCGTCTTCCGGCCGGTCCCCGCCCTGCGCGGCCGCCCGGAGACCGGGATCCGCGGCCTCTACCTCGCCTCCGCCTCCGCGCACCCCGGCGGCGGCGTCCACGGCGCCTGCGGCCGCAACGCGGCCCGCGCCGCCCTCTTCCACGCCCGCGTCCACGAGACCGTCGCCACCGGCAAGTCCCTCCTCCGCCGCCGCTGACGTCGAATCGGGCCTCGTGGCGGGTCGAATCGGGCCTCGTGGCGGGTCGAATCGGGCCTCGTGGCGGGTCGAATCGGGCCTCGTGGCGGGTCGAATCGGGCCTCGTGGCGCCCTTGCTCAGGCCCGGGTGGCCACCTTCCGCCCACGAGCCCGCCGCCACGCGCCGATGCCGATCGCGCCGACGATGAGCACCGCGGCGGCCCCGGCGACGACGGCCAGCAGCTCGCCCTCGTCCTCACCACCAGCGGGGCCCTCGGCGCCCGGTCCGGTCACGCCGTCCGTGCCGCCGTCCGTCTCCTCGTCGTCGACGGGCGCGGTGCCCTCCCCGAGCGACGCCCGGACCCGGTCGAGGTAGCCGTCGGTGGCGGCGCGGGTGCCGCTGCAGCCGGTGGTGGTCAGCCCGTCGCGGGCCCCGTGGGCGAAGACGACGTACGTCCGGCCCTCCTCGAGGGACGGCGCCCCGCAGTCGGGGCCGGCGCTCCGGGTCGTCACGTCGGTCGACGCCGGCGCCGCGCCGTCGTAGACCTCGACCACGCGGAACGTGTGCTGCACGGCGTCGCCCTCGGCGGCCGTGGCGACCAGCTCCCCGGTGAAGACCACGTCGGCCCACCGCGCCTGCTCCTCGATGCCGCTGGTCGTGCACTCGCAGGCGGTGACCGGAGCCGCGCTCGCGGTCACCAGGCCCAGGCAGGAGACGAGGGTGGCCAGGGTCGCGGCCGTGAGGGTGGCGACGGAGCGCAGGAGAGGCACGCCCGTACGACGTCCGGACCCGCGTCGTCGGTTGCGTCCGGCCGCGACCTGCCCGAGGTCGGCCTGCCCGAGATCGCCCTGCACTGCGTAATCCCTCCGCGCGTCGTCGTCCCGGTGCGCCCGGTGGTGGCGCACGTCACTCGGTCCTAGGGTGGACCCAACCGGTTCGCACCACCCATGCGGCCGGCGAACCCATCGCCACCCACCCCGTGGCCGGAAGGAAAGTGACACCACCATGTCCGACAGCACCAGTACCCCGCACGTACCGCCGGTATCCACCGCCGACCTGCTCGACCAGGGGCTCGAGCACGAGCAGGTCGTGGTCGCCAACGACCCCGCCAGCGGGCTCCGCGCCATCGTCGCGATCCACTCGACCGCACTCGGTCCGGCGCTCGGCGGCACCCGCTTCTTCCCCTACGCCTCGACGGCCGACGCGCTCGCCGACGTACTGGCGCTCTCGCGCGGGATGACCTACAAGGCGGCAGTGGCCGGGCTCGACCTCGGCGGCGGCAAGGCAGTCATCGTCGGCGACCCGGCCGGGCTCAAGTCCGAGGCGCTGCTCCGCGCCTACGGCCGGTTCGTGGAGTCCCTCGGCGGCCGCTACATCACCGCGTGCGACGTCGGCACCTTCAGCGAGGACATGGACCACATCGCGCGCGAGACGCGCCACGTCACCGGCCGCACCGAGGCGCACGGCGGGGCAGGCGACAGCAGCGTGCTGACGGCGTACGGCGTCTTCCAGGGGATGCTGGCCGCCGCGGAGGTCGCCTGGGGAGGCGACGCGTCCGCCGCGCTGAGCGGTCGC encodes:
- a CDS encoding Glu/Leu/Phe/Val dehydrogenase → MSDSTSTPHVPPVSTADLLDQGLEHEQVVVANDPASGLRAIVAIHSTALGPALGGTRFFPYASTADALADVLALSRGMTYKAAVAGLDLGGGKAVIVGDPAGLKSEALLRAYGRFVESLGGRYITACDVGTFSEDMDHIARETRHVTGRTEAHGGAGDSSVLTAYGVFQGMLAAAEVAWGGDASAALSGRTVGVAGVGKVGRHLVGHLAGAGAEVVVTDVNPAAVARVADEHPSVRVVGSTADLVAAELDVYAPCALGGALDDEVVRTLSARVVCGAANNQLAHPGVEKLVEERGIVYAPDYVVNAGGLMQVADELEGFSFERARQRAAGIYDTTRAVLERARSEGVPTATAADRIAEQRIREVGRLRGIWLG